The following proteins come from a genomic window of bacterium:
- a CDS encoding GNAT family N-acetyltransferase, which translates to MECLGDRIRLREWRADEAEAMHRWLGDPRVGRFLDWAPTDLDGSREHLQRCVAAQSSTAREEFFLAIERLADGEVLGDAGFEWKTDPSGRSEIAFGYFLAHSHWGQGYATEAALLVLDLAFSSLGADRARASCDEANKASERVLVKCGLTRQPEEESPGRRVYRIGRDAWLTRNHKRDLRR; encoded by the coding sequence ATGGAGTGCCTTGGGGACCGAATCCGGCTTCGCGAGTGGAGGGCCGACGAGGCCGAGGCCATGCACCGGTGGCTTGGAGATCCGCGGGTGGGCCGGTTCCTGGACTGGGCGCCGACGGATCTAGACGGCTCTCGCGAACACCTTCAGCGATGTGTCGCGGCCCAGAGTTCGACGGCTCGGGAAGAATTCTTCCTGGCCATCGAGAGACTCGCGGACGGAGAGGTTCTGGGCGATGCCGGCTTCGAATGGAAGACGGATCCATCGGGTCGGTCCGAGATCGCCTTCGGTTACTTCCTGGCGCATTCCCATTGGGGCCAGGGCTATGCAACCGAAGCCGCTCTCCTCGTACTCGACCTTGCGTTCTCTTCCCTCGGTGCCGATCGGGCACGAGCGAGCTGCGACGAAGCGAACAAGGCATCCGAACGCGTGCTCGTGAAGTGCGGTCTGACGCGACAACCGGAAGAGGAATCACCGGGCCGCCGGGTCTACCGCATCGGGCGCGATGCGTGGCTCACGCGGAACCACAAGCGGGATCTCAGACGCTGA